From one Culex quinquefasciatus strain JHB chromosome 3, VPISU_Cqui_1.0_pri_paternal, whole genome shotgun sequence genomic stretch:
- the LOC6041016 gene encoding mRNA turnover protein 4 homolog, whose product MPKSKRDKKISLTKTDRKGLSNKQQIIEDIRECRQKYDNIFLFSVQNMRNSKLKDIRTAWKNSRFFFGKNRVMQLGLDFVSDEGEDGAADPKLGKDLEKLREQMVGQCGLLFTSETKETVLDWFDSYSADEFARSGFRATKKVHLKEGPLEEFSHAIEPHLRSLGMPTKLDKGVVTLYKEFTVCEKGKVLSPEQARILKLLGKPMAKFKVIINCAYLKDGGFEEINKRDIEVTKKVKKPLVKKAKKGAEAMSDGEEDDDEEDGSDEDMSEDGEDDDEEMESD is encoded by the exons ATGCCAAAGTCCAAGCGAGATAAGAAGA TTTCCCTAACCAAAACGGATCGGAAGGGCCTGTCCAACAAGCAGCAGATCATCGAGGACATCCGCGAGTGCCGGCAAAAGTATGACAACATATTTCTGTTCTCGGTGCAAAATATGCGCAACAGCAAACTGAAGGACATTCGGACGGCCTGGAAGAATTCGCGGTTTTTCTTCGGCAAGAACCGGGTCATGCAGCTGGGGTTGGACTTTGTCAGTGACGAAGGGGAGGACGGTGCAGCGGATCCCAAGCTGGGAAAGGACCTGGAGAAGCTGCGGGAACAGATGGTTGGCCAGTGCGGCCTGTTGTTCACTTCGGAAACGAAAGAAACGGTTCTGGACTGGTTCGATTCGTACTCGGCCGATGAATTTGCCCGCAGTGGGTTCCGAGCGACCAAGAAGGTTCACCTGAAGGAGGGTCCGCTGGAGGAATTCTCGCACGCCATAGAACCACATCTGCGCTCGCTGGGAATGCCAACCAAGCTGGACAAGGGAGTCGTGACGTTGTACAAGGAATTCACCGTTTGCGAAAAGGGCAAGGTGCTGTCGCCGGAACAGGCCCGGATACTGAAGCTGCTGGGAAAGCCGATGGCCAAGTTCAAGGTTATCATCAACTGCGCTTACCTGAAGGATGGCGGCTTCGAGGAGATCAACAAGCGGGACATCGAAGTGACTAAAAAGGTTAAGAAGCCGCTGGTCAAGAAGGCCAAGAAGGGTGCCGAGGCCATGAGCGACGGAGAGGAAGATGACGACGAGGAGGATGGCAGTGACGAGGATATGAGCGAGGACGGAGAGGATGATGATGAGGAAATGGAGAGCGATTAA
- the LOC6041015 gene encoding mucin-5AC — translation MARDVASRRYHWYPAVALVLLNLSALQAGERWSRQLTDYSHVPGNDWIPLARPGERQAGAKVLNYFDQTSFLDNSAQPQHHQFSYQQFPPQSSRLVFPPPPQQQQVQQQQDLDAVFNQQFNHQNFFQQHQQTQFGGGIQTIQRHPLPPYSPQLPKESLVHEKPSVVEQPFQFGQPAGPRQPTQPANGGVSQEEVQLLYVPVETLYNQKQAAPDTSRFNPLPQPVSASLINDFYTAATTTSKPRTTQTPYTTKSTTKATVKPKPNQPPLAMFMYNDDKSKISITDALGNLKNVGQISVLDSLSKNLPKVFIGPSGLAPPKGYSKFELPYLSTIEQNRFDRKLNDLPFFVAPLSYKTPSGFSKIPLPSPHVGSVIVQQSTASSQTNNYYRQPDNIEYYQPATLKFSDISTKPPITLPSAKPQQYEPDHYTSPTAKPTTDRITYSRGNTQSPQETYRQPQTYNSLSNLPNRHIVNEEYFNLAKTKKPAVQTTVSNYTPKTYKPFEFKPIPEQQYPEPEDQTPVFTTPKPATTTERLPTTRQEESRMKAFFKEENFRNRRPYTPSTLPPTYEEEDSPNNNQEQEQRFVHKFKLVDSVRPQTTSTTKSVIDNAFLDFFNQEGNQHNEMVKTVVSNTGNNPGQQIIRNNYFTSNANEAEPPKQKFVSTYFAPTTSGTSTTARATTTTSTVAPRTDPDAFFRDFDEKSRFASRPAVENQEAFINRYTESSYVNKYKYETNTNEAHYPVEVVTTQDPIRHDEVTTASPDQSYNIPSELPPISANLPGLVNSLMEDEWAQKKGGEQDSPTSTTTRTNFRKQQSYRTTPAPTTQEPYVSEVTTRRTRGRRPTASTTTHSDAPAPTRGSVNRSRSRYVASDGEKPSRGRVRSRVQVNPRVTKEDDNLEYQRDVLKQNYPVIRPTAGQSTTQTTTTTTTTTPPPPTTTTTTTQATTMPITYQQIYEEQTERLYPYPSTDPVDQEEVSIPRKEYSYNENYYEPEVTSTYPQTTPRRVIQYQTPAQQIDEESVRVLPVDYQPEPQREVIREQPQQPVYNLRRQPAKQPAEEAPVTSDEIPKVEITPRPRRPGLSRQQVYSPRTTAATERATTTTTTPEVGASRGAGSRRPAFVRRPARPLYTTTSAPPTTTYASRGYAPGGSDDEQPTQGTATVRPKSRQDILRARTRRPVTTTAAAATTTTASPEPSVTRGFARNKELRRVSPTTRSRQEQREREPQQQQTQQQQADSTSTPRFRIRERTRFNLQPQESQWSTKLNQNSFQPVQDVESRHKTYGDEELPQNEPEIVTASALLNQEEEDGEGQVSNIHLINVSAKMGGPVTATGTPGLIMNEVALSQAPPQAEDNADNSNAPSFAELLNDVMKEFIDEDVQQAGTEGKTVENEILIQEVPSSTTESQRRRNVGSGGRAGGNFRKRGRSHAVESFETAESQHINSHVYNSAGFEQLKNIDKAYLHGKNFAEEAKGASEIEENTAQEATTAGPAAQPQEEPIVTIQPEVTTSSVPETTSLPETTSVLPVEHETVTPAPTPVEEDDGHSAEQFYDDEPTPEQTDPSQGIFADVKRQISDLFAMAENDPETEEIEEDDQQYQPSAPMVSSTDEPELATTPTAQVNLTTTTTTTTDMTPDENQFEPVTESVPNAMPIPTSTSNGITHETEICYRGRCVKTDEKKPKKSKFKPN, via the exons GCAATGATTGGATACCGTTGGCACGGCCTGGCGAACGGCAAGCCGGGGCAAAGGTGTTGAACTACTTTGACCAGACTTCGTTCCTGGACAACAGTGCCCAGCCGCAGCATCACCAGTTCAGCTACCAGCAGTTCCCTCCGCAGTCGAGTCGGCTGGTCTTTCCACCACCACCCCAACAGCAGCAAGTTCAGCAACAGCAGGACTTGGATGCGGTGTTCAACCAGCAGTTCAACCATCAGAACTTCTTCCAACAACACCAGCAGACGCAGTTCGGCGGAGGTATTCAGACCATTCAGCGGCATCCACTGCCACCGTACAGTCCTCAACTGCCAAAGGAGTCGCTCGTCCACGAGAAGCCATCCGTTGTGGAGCAACCGTTTCAATTTGGCCAACCCGCTGGACCGAGGCAACCAACTCAACCAGCTAACGGAGGAGTATCCCAAGAGGAAGTTCAGCTTCTGTACGTCCCCGTTGAAACGCTGTACAACCAGAAGCAAGCTGCACCGGACACGAGTCGGTTCAACCCACTTCCACAGCCAGTGAGTGCGTCGTTGATCAATGACTTCTACACGGCAGCGACCACCACGTCCAAGCCGCGAACCACGCAGACTCCGTACACGACCAAATCCACTACCAAAGCGACGGTCAAGCCAAAGCCGAACCAACCTCCGCTAGCGATGTTCATGTACAACGACGACAAGTCCAAGATTTCCATCACCGATGCGCTCGGAAACCTCAAGAACGTCGGCCAAATCTCCGTCCTAGACAGCTTGAGCAAGAACCTCCCGAAGGTCTTTATCGGCCCGTCAGGTCTTGCTCCACCCAAGGGTTACTCCAAGTTCGAACTGCCATACCTATCCACCATCGAACAGAACCGCTTCGACCGCAAGCTGAACGACCTCCCATTCTTCGTAGCCCCGTTGAGCTACAAAACACCCAGCGGATTCTCCAAGATCCCACTGCCATCACCCCACGTTGGTTCCGTCATCGTCCAGCAATCGACGGCCAGTAGCCAAACCAACAACTATTACCGCCAACCGGACAACATCGAGTACTACCAACCGGCAACGCTCAAGTTCTCCGACATCTCCACCAAACCACCAATCACTCTCCCATCGGCCAAGCCCCAACAGTACGAACCAGATCACTACACGTCCCCAACGGCCAAACCAACCACCGACCGCATCACCTACAGCCGCGGAAACACCCAAAGCCCGCAGGAAACCTACCGCCAGCCACAAACCTACAACAGCCTCAGCAACCTTCCCAACCGGCACATAGTCAACGAGGAGTACTTCAACCTGGCCAAAACCAAGAAACCCGCCGTCCAAACCACCGTCTCCAACTACACGCCCAAAACCTACAAACCGTTCGAGTTCAAACCCATCCCCGAGCAGCAATACCCAGAACCCGAGGACCAAACCCCGGTATTCACCACGCCCAAGCCAGCTACCACAACCGAACGTCTGCCGACAACCCGCCAGGAAGAGTCCCGCATGAAGGCCTTCTTCAAGGAGGAAAACTTCCGTAACCGCCGCCCGTACACTCCCTCAACGCTCCCTCCAACCTACGAGGAGGAAGACAGCCCGAACAACAACCAAGAACAGGAACAACGCTTCGTGCACAAGTTCAAACTAGTCGACTCGGTCCGTCCGCAAACCACCTCCACCACCAAATCCGTCATCGACAACGCCTTCCTCGATTTCTTCAACCAAGAGGGCAACCAGCACAACGAAATGGTCAAAACCGTCGTCTCGAACACCGGCAACAACCCCGGCCAGCAAATCATCCGAAACAACTACTTCACCTCCAACGCCAACGAAGCCGAACCGCCGAAGCAGAAGTTTGTCAGCACGTACTTTGCGCCGACGACGTCGGGAACGAGCACGACGGCACGGGCTACCACGACCACCAGCACGGTCGCACCCCGAACGGACCCGGATGCCTTCTTCCGGGACTTTGACGAAAAGAGCAGGTTTGCGTCGCGACCCGCCGTCGAAAACCAGGAAGCGTTCATCAACCGGTACACGGAGTCTTCGTACGTGAACAAGTACAAGTACGAGACGAACACGAACGAGGCGCACTACCCGGTTGAGGTGGTGACCACGCAGGATCCGATTCGGCACGACGAGGTGACCACTGCTTCGCCCGATCAATCGTACAACATTCCGTCGGAACTGCCTCCGATCAGCGCGAACCTTCCCGGCTTGGTCAACTCGCTCATGGAAGACGAATGGGCACAGAAGAAGGGCGGCGAGCAGGACTCCCCAACGTCCACCACCACCCGAACCAACTTCCGAAAGCAGCAGAGTTACCGCACCACTCCAGCGCCAACCACGCAGGAACCTTACGTCAGCGAAGTTACCACTCGGCGTACCCGAGGACGGCGCCCAACAGCCAGCACAACAACGCACTCGGACGCTCCAGCCCCAACTCGAGGATCCGTCAACCGAAGCCGATCGCGGTACGTTGCCTCCGACGGCGAGAAGCCAAGCCGAGGACGGGTCAGGAGTCGCGTCCAGGTCAACCCACGGGTAACCAAGGAGGACGACAACCTTGAGTACCAACGCGATGTGCTGAAGCAGAACTACCCGGTCATACGACCAACCGCAGGTCAGTCGACTACGCAGACGACCACAACCACCACAACTACGACCCCTCCTCCACCGACAACCACCACAACAACAACGCAAGCCACAACGATGCCGATCACGTATCAGCAAATCTACGAAGAGCAAACGGAGCGTCTGTATCCGTACCCGTCTACCGACCCTGTCGACCAGGAGGAAGTGTCGATCCCCCGCAAGGAATACTCCTACAACGAAAACTACTACGAACCGGAAGTTACGAGCACGTACCCGCAGACGACCCCACGCCGGGTCATCCAGTACCAAACCCCTGCCCAGCAGATCGACGAGGAATCGGTCCGTGTCCTACCGGTAGACTACCAGCCGGAACCACAGCGCGAAGTGATTCGCGAACAACCGCAACAACCCGTGTACAACCTACGAAGACAACCCGCTAAGCAACCAGCAGAAGAAGCACCAGTGACCAGTGACGAAATACCAAAGGTGGAGATCACCCCGCGCCCGCGGAGACCCGGTCTCTCCCGGCAGCAGGTGTACTCACCGCGGACTACGGCTGCGACGGAGCGCGCAACtaccacgacgacgacgccggagGTCGGCGCGTCCAGGGGAGCAGGTTCCCGTCGACCGGCGTTCGTGCGGCGACCTGCACGGCCCCTGTACACGACGACCTCCGCTCCGCCGACGACGACCTACGCGAGCCGGGGTTATGCGCCCGGCGGCTCCGACGATGAGCAGCCCACGCAAGGAACTGCTACC GTGCGCCCCAAGAGCCGCCAGGACATTCTCCGCGCCAGAACGCGACGACCAGTGACGACGACGGCCGCCgcagccaccaccaccaccgcttCTCCAGAGCCTTCGGTCACGAGAGGGTTTGCGAGAAACAAGGAACTTCGAAGGGTGTCCCCAACTACTCGATCAAGACAAGAA CAACGTGAACGTgaaccacaacaacaacaaacgcaACAGCAACAAGCGGACTCAACTTCGACGCCAAGGTTCCGCATCCGGGAACGGACCCGGTTCAACCTGCAGCCGCAGGAGAGCCAGTGGTCTACCAAGCTGAACCAGAACTCATTCCAACCTGTGCAGGACGTAGAATCACGCCACAAGACATACGGCGACGAAGAATTGCCACAGAACGAACCGGAAATCGTAACCGCGAGTGCACTACTCaaccaagaagaagaagacggtGAAGGCCAGGTCAGCAACATCCACCTGATCAACGTTTCGGCCAAGATGGGCGGACCAGTCACGGCTACGGGAACGCCCGGCTTGATCATGAACGAAGTAGCGCTCAGCCAAGCGCCTCCACAAGCGGAAGACAACGCTGACAACAG CAACGCTCCCAGCTTCGCCGAGCTGCTGAACGACGTGATGAAGGAATTTATCGATGAGGACGTCCAGCAGGCCGGCACCGAGGGCAAGACCGTTGAGAACGAGATCCTCATCCAGGAGGTTCCCTCGTCGACGACGGAATCCCAGCGAAGACGCAACGTCGGCAGTGGTGGTCGGGCAGGTGGTAACTTCCGCAAGCGAGGTCGATCCCACGCGGTGGAGTCGTTCGAAACTGCCGAATCTCAGCACATCAACAGCCACGTCTACAACTCCGCTGGATTCGAACAGCTGAAGAACATCGACAAGGCGTACCTCCACGGCAAAAACTTTGCGGAAGAAGCCAAGGGTGCCAGCGAAATCGAAGAAAACACGGCCCAAGAAGCCACGACCGCCGGTCCAGCAGCTCAACCCCAGGAAGAACCCATCGTCACGATCCAACCGGAAGTGACCACTTCGAGCGTGCCGGAAACGACTTCCCTACCAGAAACCACCTCTGTGCTCCCAGTAGAACACGAAACCGTAACGCCAGCCCCAACCCCAGTAGAGGAGGACGACGGCCACTCGGCGGAACAGTTCTACGACGACGAACCAACGCCCGAACAGACCGACCCAAGTCAGGGCATCTTTGCCGACGTCAAGCGCCAAATCTCCGACCTGTTTGCGATGGCCGAGAACGATCCGGAAACGGAAGAAATCGAAGAAGACGACCAGCAGTACCAACCGTCAGCCCCGATGGTAAGCAGTACCGACGAGCCGGAACTCGCGACGACGCCTACCGCACAGGTCAACCTGACCACGACCACCACCACAACCACCGACATGACGCCGGATGAGAACCAGTTCGAACCGGTCACGGAGTCGGTCCCGAATGCCATGCCCATCCCGACCTCGACCTCGAACGGGATCACGCACGAGACGGAAATCTGCTACCGGGGGCGATGCGTCAAGACGGACGAGAAGAAGCCGAAAAAGAGCAAGTTTAAGCCAAATTAA